In Rana temporaria chromosome 3, aRanTem1.1, whole genome shotgun sequence, a single window of DNA contains:
- the LOC120933707 gene encoding E3 ubiquitin/ISG15 ligase TRIM25-like yields the protein MASGDLRAELECSVCLNIYTDPVNLRCGHNFCRVCIDRVLDTQEGSGGYSCPECREKFRDRPALQRNITLRNIVENFLSAQPHQEESGVFCTHCVDFPVPAVRSCLLCEVSLCDKHLRVHKKSPEHILCDPTLSMESRKCSVHKKILEYYCTEDETCICVSCTLAGEHRGHQVEMLGEASEKKKETMRNVLQKLLTEREETEERVKSLQEHRRKVEEEAAGDTERVTVLFRDLRRRLEDLEKRVLREISGRAERISISIRDLEIKKEELSRKMRHIEELCNMTDPLTVLQESDTGDLCDTEDGDNEDRERHEKLLHDGGGLDVAGISHTLHTLSDIITKVNVDFYIQGAADILLDVNTAQNNLHISDDRKTVSRSDRYQKRPETPERFQCSQVLSSRSFSSGRYYWEVGVGGSDIWIVGMCYPSIERRGGWESVIGNNKKSWGLYRNNDQYGVTHDSKWILLPSNPFSNRVRIDLDYEAGRISFYDLCDPIRHLHTFTTTFTEPLHAGIGVYKGCIKICGGDGKM from the coding sequence ATGGCGTCTGGTGATCTGAGAGCTGAGCTGGAATGTTCCgtctgtctgaacatttatacagatcctgtaaacctgagatgtggtcacaacttctgccgggtctgtattgatcgtgtgctggatacacaggaggggtctggaggatattcctgtcctgaatgccGAGAGAAGTTTCGGGATCGTCCTGCACTGCAGAGGAACATAACACTACGTAACATAGTGgagaatttcctgtctgctcaaCCACATCAGGAGGAGTCCGGGGTCTTCTGTACTCACTGTGTGGActtccctgtacctgctgttagatcctgtctgctctgtgaggtttctctgtgtgataaacacctaagagtccacaaaaagtccccagaacacatcttatgtgaccccaccttgtccatggagagcaggaaatgctccgtccataagaagatcctggagtattactgcactgaggatgAGACCTGTATTTGTGTGTCTTGCACTTTAGCTGGAGAACATCGAGGACACCAGGTGGAGATGCTGGGTGAGGCTtctgagaagaagaaggagacaatgaggaatgttctgcagaaacttctgacagagagagaggagacggaggaaagagtaaagagtctgcaggaacacaggaggaaagtagaagaagaagcagcTGGTGACACCGAGAGAGTCACTGTCCTGTTTAGAGATCTCAGGAGACGTCTGGAAGATCTGGAGAAGAGAGTCCTGAGGGAAATCTCCGGGAGGGCAGAGCGGATCTCCATCTCCATCCGGGATCTagaaataaagaaggaggagctgtccaggaagatgcgtcacattgaggagctgtgtaacatgacggatccactgactgtcttacaggaatcagacacaggtgacttgtgtgatactgaggatggagataatgaggacagagagagacatgagaagctcctccatgatggagggggtctggatgtggctgggatatcacacacattacacacattaTCTGATATAATAACAAAGGTAAATGTAgacttctatatacagggagctgcagacatattactggatgtaAACACAGCTCAGAATAATCTCCATATATCAGATGACAGGAAAACTGTATCCAGGTCAGATAGATACCAGAAGCGTCCAGAAACACCAGAGAGATTTCAGTGTTCTCAGGTGTTGAGCAGTCGGAGTTTCTCCTCAGGGAGATATTACTGGGAAGTGGGTGTCGGGGGATCAGATATATGGATAGTCGggatgtgttaccccagtatagagaggagaggaggatgggAGTCAGTGATTGGAAATAATAAGAAGTCCTGGGGTTTGTACAGGAATAATGATCAGTATGGGGTGACACATGACAGTAAATGGATCCTCTTACCCTCCAATCCCTTcagtaacagagtcaggatagatctggattatgaggccgggcggatctccttttatgatctgtgtgacccgatccgacaccttcacaccttcaccaccaccttcactgagcccctccatgctgggATAGGTGTATATAAAGGTTGTATAAAgatctgtgggggggatgggaagaTGTAA